The following coding sequences are from one Paraburkholderia caballeronis window:
- a CDS encoding TetR/AcrR family transcriptional regulator, producing METTATVREQILDHAITLMMMRGYNGFSYRDLSELVGVKTSSIHYYFPSKDDLVLEAVNEYSKDVLDALGAIDPALPADAKLGKYTKLFGRTLGDGDQICLCGMLAADIESLPDNVRQAVQAFFKANESWLAKVLAQGASEGTLAVNGKPENAARAMYAAFQGSVLASRLFHTKARLEDVGAVWKTTT from the coding sequence ATGGAAACGACAGCAACCGTCCGCGAACAGATTCTCGACCACGCCATCACGCTGATGATGATGCGCGGGTACAACGGATTCAGTTACCGCGATCTGTCCGAACTGGTTGGTGTGAAGACGTCGAGCATCCATTATTACTTCCCGTCGAAAGACGACCTGGTGCTCGAAGCGGTGAACGAATACAGCAAGGACGTCCTCGATGCGCTCGGCGCGATTGATCCGGCGCTGCCGGCCGACGCGAAGCTCGGCAAGTACACGAAGCTGTTCGGCCGCACGCTCGGCGACGGCGACCAGATCTGTCTGTGCGGGATGCTCGCCGCGGACATCGAGTCGCTGCCGGACAACGTGCGGCAGGCAGTGCAGGCGTTCTTCAAGGCCAACGAAAGCTGGCTCGCGAAGGTGCTCGCGCAGGGTGCGAGCGAAGGCACGCTGGCGGTGAACGGCAAGCCGGAGAATGCAGCCCGCGCGATGTATGCGGCGTTTCAGGGCAGCGTGCTCGCCAGCCGGCTGTTTCATACGAAGGCACGGCTGGAAGACGTTGGGGCGGTCTGGAAAACGACGACCTGA
- a CDS encoding DUF4148 domain-containing protein → MNKKLMGAFVLASVIAAPAFADGGHDYPPANVQPHAAATVHGSARAHLRLHLRGADTSRLPDFSQTYYPAQPAQVVESAGLTRAEVRADLAKARAAHEIPSYTHG, encoded by the coding sequence ATGAACAAGAAGCTGATGGGTGCCTTTGTCCTCGCCAGCGTGATTGCCGCACCGGCGTTCGCGGACGGCGGTCACGACTATCCGCCGGCGAACGTGCAGCCGCACGCCGCCGCGACCGTCCACGGCAGCGCGCGTGCGCATCTGCGCCTGCATCTGCGCGGCGCCGATACGAGCCGCCTGCCCGATTTCTCGCAGACGTATTACCCGGCGCAGCCCGCCCAGGTCGTCGAATCGGCCGGATTGACCCGCGCCGAAGTCCGCGCGGATCTCGCGAAGGCCCGCGCCGCGCACGAGATCCCGTCCTATACGCACGGCTGA
- a CDS encoding organic hydroperoxide resistance protein, which produces MSIAKVLYRANATATGGRDGRAVVPESNLELKLTTPRELGGAGGAGTNPEQLFAAGYSACFLGAMKFVAARDKVAIPADVSVNGSVGIGAIPTGFGIEVELKISLPGMDRDAAQALVDKAHIVCPYSNATRNNIDVTLTLV; this is translated from the coding sequence ATGTCGATCGCCAAAGTCCTCTACCGCGCCAACGCCACCGCAACCGGAGGCCGTGACGGCCGCGCCGTCGTGCCCGAAAGCAACCTCGAACTGAAGCTGACCACGCCGCGCGAACTCGGCGGCGCGGGCGGGGCGGGCACCAACCCCGAGCAACTGTTCGCCGCCGGCTACAGCGCGTGTTTCCTCGGCGCGATGAAGTTCGTCGCCGCCCGCGACAAGGTCGCGATTCCGGCGGACGTGTCGGTGAACGGCAGCGTCGGCATCGGCGCGATCCCGACCGGCTTCGGCATCGAAGTCGAACTGAAGATCTCGCTGCCCGGCATGGACCGCGACGCCGCGCAGGCGCTGGTCGACAAGGCCCACATCGTGTGCCCGTACTCGAACGCGACGCGCAACAACATCGACGTGACGCTCACGCTCGTCTAA
- a CDS encoding alpha/beta hydrolase, whose translation MKVLKPLLIAAAVAASSAAFAAGPAAPATPDAATTHLLDALNSQKGPGLETLPPVKARQVLTDAQNGVKVDLSGIDVSNRTIEQDGLSVPVTIVRPQGATGTLPVFMFFHGGGWILGDFPTHERLVRDLVVQSGAVAVFVNYTPSPEAQYPVAINQAYAATKWVAAHGDEIGVDGSRLAVVGNSVGGNMATVVALMAKDKGGPAIRFQGLLWPVTDHNFNDGSYNAYQQGHFLTRPMMKWFWDAYTKSDKQRNEIYASPLRAPASELKGLPPALIQVAQFDVLRDEGEAYGRKLDAAGVEATTTRYNGTIHDFGLLNALADDAPTKAAMKAMGGELKSRLAQ comes from the coding sequence ATGAAAGTCCTGAAGCCCCTGCTCATCGCCGCCGCTGTCGCCGCATCGTCCGCCGCATTCGCCGCCGGCCCGGCGGCACCCGCGACGCCCGACGCCGCGACGACGCACCTGCTCGACGCGCTGAACAGCCAGAAAGGCCCCGGCCTCGAAACGCTGCCGCCCGTGAAGGCGCGCCAGGTGCTGACCGACGCGCAGAACGGCGTGAAGGTCGACCTGTCCGGCATCGACGTGTCGAACCGCACGATCGAGCAGGACGGCCTCAGCGTGCCGGTCACGATCGTCCGCCCGCAAGGCGCGACGGGCACGCTGCCGGTGTTCATGTTCTTCCATGGCGGCGGCTGGATTCTCGGCGACTTCCCGACGCACGAGCGTCTGGTGCGCGACCTCGTCGTGCAGTCGGGCGCGGTGGCCGTGTTCGTGAACTACACGCCGTCGCCGGAAGCGCAGTATCCGGTCGCGATCAATCAGGCGTATGCGGCGACGAAGTGGGTCGCGGCGCACGGCGACGAGATCGGCGTGGACGGCAGCCGGCTCGCGGTGGTCGGCAACAGCGTCGGCGGCAACATGGCGACGGTGGTCGCGCTGATGGCGAAGGACAAGGGCGGCCCGGCGATCCGCTTCCAGGGGCTGCTGTGGCCGGTCACCGACCACAACTTCAACGACGGCTCGTACAACGCGTATCAGCAGGGACACTTCCTGACGCGGCCGATGATGAAGTGGTTCTGGGACGCGTACACGAAGAGCGACAAGCAGCGCAACGAGATCTACGCGTCGCCGCTGCGTGCGCCGGCGTCGGAGCTGAAGGGGCTGCCGCCGGCGCTGATCCAGGTCGCGCAGTTCGACGTGCTGCGTGACGAGGGCGAAGCGTATGGGCGCAAGCTCGACGCCGCCGGCGTCGAGGCGACGACCACGCGGTACAACGGCACGATTCACGACTTCGGTCTGCTGAACGCGCTGGCTGACGATGCGCCGACGAAGGCGGCGATGAAGGCGATGGGCGGCGAGTTGAAGTCGCGGCTGGCGCAGTAA
- a CDS encoding H-NS histone family protein, translated as MASYKELIAQRDELNAQLEEAFKEERLSVLDEIVRKMQAHRITLTEVGGHAPDEKTKAPARYRDPVSGKEWSGRGKPPNWIKDEADRSKFLVAD; from the coding sequence ATGGCCAGCTACAAGGAATTGATCGCGCAGCGCGACGAACTCAATGCGCAGCTCGAAGAGGCGTTCAAGGAAGAACGGCTGAGCGTGCTCGATGAGATAGTCCGCAAGATGCAGGCTCACCGAATCACGCTGACCGAGGTCGGCGGCCACGCGCCGGACGAAAAAACGAAGGCGCCGGCCCGCTACCGCGATCCCGTCAGCGGCAAGGAATGGTCCGGACGCGGCAAACCGCCGAACTGGATCAAGGACGAGGCCGACCGCTCGAAATTTCTCGTCGCGGATTGA
- a CDS encoding MlaC/ttg2D family ABC transporter substrate-binding protein: MKKLLLIPVLLIAIAPGIARSAQVDDQSDPQALIRTATQQVLDEVRERAIAPTDIPRIRAVVNRDILPYVDFRRTTQLSMGRHWRSATPAQRDKVTEQFQLLLIHLYSGALAQLKPDQQIQYPPMRVSASETDVVVRTVALANGKQYEIDYRLYRTPAGWRVYDLNVLGAWLIQTYRQQFNETIQQSGVDGLIRFLVQRNTELAAGGGNG, from the coding sequence TTGAAGAAACTGCTCCTGATTCCGGTTCTGCTGATCGCGATCGCGCCGGGCATCGCGCGCAGCGCGCAGGTGGACGACCAGTCCGATCCGCAGGCGCTGATCCGCACCGCGACCCAGCAGGTGCTGGACGAAGTCCGCGAGCGGGCGATCGCGCCGACCGACATTCCGCGCATCCGCGCGGTCGTGAACCGGGACATCCTGCCGTATGTCGATTTCCGGCGCACGACGCAACTGTCGATGGGGCGCCACTGGCGCAGCGCGACGCCCGCGCAGCGGGACAAGGTGACCGAGCAGTTCCAGTTGCTGCTGATTCACCTTTATTCGGGCGCGCTCGCGCAACTGAAACCGGACCAGCAGATTCAATATCCGCCGATGCGCGTATCGGCGTCGGAGACGGACGTCGTCGTGCGGACCGTCGCGCTGGCGAACGGGAAACAGTACGAGATCGACTACCGGCTGTACCGGACGCCGGCGGGCTGGCGCGTATACGACCTGAACGTGCTGGGCGCGTGGCTGATCCAGACCTACCGGCAGCAGTTCAACGAGACGATCCAGCAGAGCGGCGTGGACGGGTTGATCCGGTTTCTCGTCCAGCGGAATACGGAACTGGCTGCCGGCGGGGGCAACGGCTGA
- a CDS encoding autotransporter domain-containing protein: protein MKKKQILLAVLGTLTVFAQNYAAAKSAPTSFTVTDGQTNTNAQTLGDGGSSGVVNAGGTLNVSDDSVAITVTGDATITNSGTIEQTGTGRAIRDNTGGLTLTVTNNAGATIESTDDDVIQMNKKDSNVTFYNSGTLISNNVSAGGAQAIDFNAITKGSNVLYNYATGQILATEADAVRPGVNGFVYNDGTIRSMNLPGSDSSSDGVDAQSNSGITIVNATTGTATTAGTGLIEGARHGITGGNSDVTTDGTFILNVTNNKGGTIQGDNGSGINVDGFNANEVVTIVNHGTISGNGVTADGDGVDVDGLVNLTNTGTIVSTHSYDDVSEGVTVGGGTIVNSGVIEGKNSATNADGTANSGTGRGITLAGLDKDPTSGDPIAVQGIYGNTSIVNSGLIRGDSDSAIAVTGAASPFSLTITNLAGGVLEGGGATAAAVNTGANDATVIDYGTITADASGKAVDLGSGNSSLQILGGAAAINGDISGGTGTSTLTIVPGAGGTFSYGGSISNFASVAIGAGTVVLSGANSYAGDTTLDGGTLVLANSSALGTGTLNTLDGATVGYRNGVDVANAVKLGSNTAFEVDGSDVATQAGAIGEAGNAAGAVFGVAKTGTGTLVLDGANTYSGGTLVSAGTLQVGSAAGSHASLTGDVQVNAGATLAGYGTIAGNVANQGAVAPGSGGGTLSVGGNYSQSADATLRIGVGNNAVATGNAGADSGYGRLVVAGSATMDAGSSVSLVKTGSYGFAAGQRFVVADASASGTDYNAGTLNYSAAGFDGLLFGQQVSVNGRSDLVVNLAGQPAGNLATTPNASASLSGLSHYSGVSPALLNLFNAATALSLGTKSEATRAGAQLAPAAQLSSSRAAAAPTFDAMNVATSHADSLRVAQAAGATGIATGDAGPGWGVWGQGFGGHASQGIDDNVDGYSANYGGLLVGADRAFGERWRAGGAFSYTNTAVNNTDDSAGDSTRVNGYGLIGYASYSGEPWYVNLAASVTLQRYDSTREIGFDGFSGAANGQFNGQQYAASAEFGYPLALGGFTLTPLVSLAYSYLHQNAYTESGGNGAALAVDASHSTSVRSNAGVKLEKGFTSRYGDIIPYLKVQWTHEYDHDRAVTGARFAADPVGETAFTTVGASPVSDLANLQLGVTLLRANNLSLTARYDLQAGSHFVSQTGSLQLRQLF from the coding sequence ATGAAGAAAAAACAGATTCTCCTCGCCGTGCTCGGCACCCTCACCGTATTCGCCCAGAACTACGCGGCCGCGAAGTCCGCTCCGACATCGTTCACCGTGACCGACGGCCAGACGAACACGAACGCGCAGACGCTCGGCGACGGCGGTTCGAGCGGCGTCGTGAACGCGGGCGGCACGCTGAACGTGTCCGACGACTCGGTGGCGATCACCGTGACCGGCGACGCGACGATCACCAACAGCGGCACCATCGAGCAGACCGGCACCGGCCGCGCGATCCGCGACAACACCGGCGGCCTCACGCTGACGGTCACGAACAACGCGGGCGCGACGATCGAATCGACCGACGACGACGTGATACAGATGAACAAGAAGGACAGCAACGTCACGTTCTACAACTCCGGCACGCTGATCTCGAACAACGTGTCGGCGGGCGGCGCGCAGGCGATCGACTTCAACGCGATCACCAAGGGCAGCAACGTGCTGTACAACTACGCGACCGGCCAGATTCTCGCGACCGAGGCCGACGCGGTGCGTCCCGGCGTGAACGGCTTCGTGTACAACGACGGCACGATCCGCTCGATGAACCTGCCGGGCAGCGACAGTTCGAGCGACGGCGTCGACGCGCAGAGCAACAGCGGCATCACGATCGTCAACGCGACGACCGGCACCGCGACCACCGCCGGCACCGGCCTCATCGAAGGCGCGCGCCACGGCATTACCGGCGGCAATTCGGACGTGACGACCGACGGCACCTTCATCCTGAACGTGACGAACAACAAGGGCGGCACGATCCAGGGTGACAACGGCTCGGGCATCAACGTGGACGGCTTCAACGCGAACGAGGTCGTGACGATCGTGAACCACGGCACGATCTCCGGCAACGGCGTGACGGCCGACGGCGACGGCGTGGATGTGGACGGCCTCGTGAACCTGACGAACACCGGCACGATCGTATCGACGCACTCGTACGACGACGTCAGCGAAGGCGTGACGGTCGGCGGCGGCACGATCGTGAACAGCGGCGTGATCGAGGGCAAGAACTCGGCCACCAACGCGGACGGCACGGCCAACAGCGGCACCGGCCGCGGCATCACGCTCGCGGGCCTCGACAAGGACCCGACGAGCGGCGACCCGATTGCGGTCCAGGGCATCTACGGCAACACGTCGATCGTGAACAGCGGGCTCATCCGGGGCGACAGCGACTCCGCGATCGCGGTGACCGGCGCGGCCAGCCCGTTCTCGCTGACGATCACGAACCTCGCGGGCGGCGTGCTCGAAGGCGGCGGCGCGACGGCCGCGGCCGTCAACACCGGCGCGAACGACGCGACGGTGATCGACTACGGCACGATCACCGCGGACGCGAGCGGCAAGGCGGTCGATCTCGGCAGCGGCAACAGCAGCCTGCAGATTCTCGGCGGCGCGGCGGCCATCAACGGCGACATCTCCGGCGGCACCGGCACCAGCACGCTGACGATCGTGCCGGGCGCCGGCGGCACGTTCAGCTATGGCGGCTCGATCTCGAACTTCGCGAGCGTGGCGATCGGCGCGGGCACGGTCGTGCTGTCCGGCGCGAACAGCTATGCCGGCGACACCACGCTCGACGGCGGCACGCTCGTACTCGCGAACAGCAGCGCGCTCGGCACCGGCACGCTGAACACGCTCGACGGCGCGACGGTCGGCTACCGCAACGGCGTCGACGTCGCGAACGCGGTGAAGCTCGGCAGCAATACGGCGTTCGAAGTGGACGGCTCGGACGTCGCGACCCAGGCCGGCGCGATCGGCGAAGCGGGCAACGCGGCGGGCGCCGTCTTCGGCGTCGCCAAGACCGGCACCGGCACGCTGGTGCTGGACGGCGCGAACACCTATTCGGGCGGCACGCTCGTGTCGGCCGGCACGCTGCAGGTCGGCAGCGCGGCGGGCTCGCACGCGTCGCTGACCGGCGACGTGCAGGTGAACGCGGGCGCGACGCTCGCGGGCTACGGCACGATCGCCGGCAACGTCGCGAACCAGGGCGCGGTCGCGCCGGGCAGCGGCGGCGGCACGCTGTCGGTCGGCGGCAATTACAGCCAGAGCGCGGACGCGACGCTGCGCATCGGCGTCGGCAACAACGCGGTCGCGACCGGCAACGCGGGCGCCGACAGCGGCTACGGCCGCCTCGTCGTGGCCGGTAGCGCGACGATGGACGCCGGCTCGTCGGTGTCGCTCGTGAAGACCGGCAGCTACGGGTTCGCGGCGGGCCAGCGGTTCGTCGTCGCGGACGCGTCGGCCAGCGGCACGGACTACAACGCCGGCACGCTGAACTACTCGGCGGCGGGTTTCGACGGCCTGCTGTTCGGCCAGCAGGTCAGCGTGAACGGCCGCAGCGACCTCGTCGTGAACCTCGCCGGCCAGCCGGCGGGCAATCTCGCGACGACGCCGAACGCCTCGGCGTCGCTGTCCGGGCTGTCGCACTACTCGGGCGTGAGCCCGGCGCTGCTGAACCTGTTCAACGCGGCGACCGCGCTCAGTCTCGGCACGAAGAGCGAAGCGACGCGCGCGGGCGCGCAGCTCGCGCCGGCCGCGCAGTTGTCGTCGAGCCGCGCGGCGGCCGCGCCGACGTTCGACGCGATGAACGTGGCCACGTCGCACGCGGACAGCCTGCGCGTCGCGCAGGCGGCCGGCGCGACCGGCATCGCAACCGGCGACGCGGGTCCGGGCTGGGGCGTATGGGGCCAGGGTTTCGGCGGCCACGCGAGCCAGGGGATCGACGACAACGTGGACGGCTACAGCGCGAACTACGGCGGCCTGCTGGTCGGCGCGGACCGCGCGTTCGGCGAACGCTGGCGCGCGGGCGGCGCGTTCAGCTACACGAACACCGCCGTCAACAACACCGACGACAGCGCGGGCGACTCGACGCGCGTGAACGGCTACGGCCTGATCGGCTACGCGAGCTACAGCGGCGAGCCGTGGTACGTGAACCTCGCGGCGAGCGTCACGCTGCAACGCTATGACTCGACCCGCGAAATCGGCTTCGACGGCTTCTCGGGCGCCGCGAACGGCCAGTTCAACGGCCAGCAGTACGCGGCGAGCGCCGAGTTCGGCTACCCGCTCGCGCTCGGCGGCTTCACGCTGACGCCGCTCGTCAGCCTCGCGTACAGCTACCTGCACCAGAACGCGTACACCGAGAGCGGCGGCAACGGCGCGGCGCTCGCGGTCGATGCGTCGCACAGCACGTCGGTGCGCAGCAACGCGGGCGTGAAGCTCGAAAAGGGCTTCACGAGCCGCTACGGCGACATCATTCCGTACCTGAAGGTGCAGTGGACCCACGAGTACGACCACGACCGCGCCGTCACCGGCGCGCGTTTCGCGGCGGACCCGGTCGGCGAAACGGCGTTCACGACGGTCGGCGCGTCGCCGGTGTCGGACCTCGCGAACCTGCAACTCGGTGTCACGCTGCTGCGCGCGAACAATCTGAGCCTCACCGCGCGTTACGACCTGCAGGCCGGTTCGCACTTCGTGTCGCAGACCGGCTCGCTGCAACTGCGCCAGCTGTTCTGA
- a CDS encoding LysR family transcriptional regulator, with protein MIRFDDLALFARTAALGSFSNAAREAGLLPGQVSAAIQRLERELDIRLFARSTRSLRLTAEGEQYLPYAEEVLSTLKEGRERLHGERHALQGTLKIAAPSDLGRNVLLPWITGFREAHPKLVLKLFLSDHVADVFRDPVDIAIRYGVAGNASYVELPLAANNRRVLVASPRYLEQHGRPATLDELVMHQCLPFFLGGRVYDRWAFPASGVRRTVTVKGALLCDDADIARRWAVDGRGIAYKSWIDVCDDVVAGRLEVLLPDQPGEVAPLNLVCPHRRQFSPAVRYLHAALRERILAMTAAMREHAAFQDA; from the coding sequence ATGATCCGATTCGACGACCTTGCGCTGTTCGCGAGAACCGCGGCGCTCGGCAGCTTCTCGAACGCGGCGCGCGAGGCCGGACTGCTGCCGGGGCAGGTCAGCGCCGCGATCCAGCGGCTGGAGCGCGAACTGGACATCCGCCTGTTCGCGCGCTCGACCCGCAGCCTGCGGCTCACGGCCGAGGGGGAGCAGTACCTGCCGTACGCGGAGGAAGTGCTGTCGACGCTGAAGGAGGGGCGCGAGCGCCTGCACGGCGAGCGCCATGCGCTGCAGGGGACGCTGAAGATCGCCGCGCCGTCCGACCTCGGGCGCAACGTGCTGCTGCCGTGGATCACCGGGTTCCGCGAAGCGCATCCGAAGCTGGTGCTGAAGCTGTTCCTGTCGGACCACGTGGCCGACGTGTTCCGCGACCCGGTCGACATCGCGATCCGCTACGGCGTGGCCGGCAACGCGAGTTACGTCGAACTGCCGCTCGCGGCGAACAACCGGCGCGTGCTGGTCGCGTCGCCGCGGTATCTGGAGCAGCACGGCCGGCCGGCGACGCTCGACGAACTGGTGATGCACCAGTGCCTGCCGTTTTTTCTCGGCGGGCGCGTGTACGACCGCTGGGCGTTTCCGGCGAGCGGCGTGCGCCGCACGGTGACGGTGAAGGGCGCGCTGCTGTGCGACGACGCGGACATCGCGCGGCGCTGGGCCGTCGATGGGCGCGGGATCGCGTACAAGTCGTGGATCGACGTGTGCGACGACGTGGTCGCGGGGCGGCTCGAAGTGCTGCTGCCGGACCAGCCGGGCGAGGTCGCGCCGCTGAATCTCGTCTGTCCGCATCGGCGGCAGTTCTCGCCGGCGGTGCGTTATCTGCATGCGGCGCTGCGCGAGCGGATTCTCGCGATGACCGCCGCGATGCGCGAGCATGCGGCGTTTCAGGACGCGTAA
- a CDS encoding zinc-binding alcohol dehydrogenase family protein yields the protein MKAIVYTQHGLAADNPQSLFETQLPKPEPGPRDLLVKIRAIAVNPVDTKVRAGSPTDKPRVLGWDAVGTVEAVGADVSMFKPGDDVFYAGSIARPGAYAEYGLVDERIAGRKPSSLSDADAAALPLTSLTAWELLFDRLGVTEGGGAGDALLIVGAAGGVGSMLTQLASQLTKLRVIGTASRPETRAWVEALGAHDVIDHSRPLLEGLRALGVPSVRYVASLTQTDSHYPQIVEALAPQGRLGVIDDPDTLDAVPLKRKAVSLHWELMFTRSLFETPDMIRQHEILERVAALIDAGTLRTTTGEHFGRIDADNLRRAHALIESGRSRGKIVLEGF from the coding sequence ATGAAAGCCATCGTGTACACGCAGCACGGCCTCGCCGCGGACAACCCGCAGTCGCTGTTCGAAACGCAGTTGCCGAAACCCGAGCCGGGTCCGCGCGACCTGCTCGTGAAGATCCGCGCGATCGCGGTCAACCCGGTCGACACGAAGGTCCGCGCCGGCTCGCCGACCGACAAGCCGCGCGTGCTCGGCTGGGACGCGGTCGGCACGGTCGAGGCGGTCGGCGCGGACGTGTCGATGTTCAAGCCGGGCGACGACGTGTTCTACGCGGGCTCGATCGCGCGGCCGGGCGCATATGCGGAATACGGGCTCGTCGACGAACGCATCGCGGGCCGCAAACCGTCGTCGCTCTCCGACGCGGACGCCGCCGCGCTGCCGCTCACGTCGCTGACCGCGTGGGAACTGCTGTTCGACCGGCTCGGCGTCACCGAGGGCGGCGGCGCAGGCGATGCGCTGCTGATCGTCGGCGCGGCCGGCGGCGTCGGCTCGATGCTCACGCAACTGGCAAGCCAGCTGACGAAGCTGCGCGTGATCGGCACCGCGTCGCGTCCGGAAACGCGCGCATGGGTCGAGGCGCTCGGCGCGCACGACGTGATCGACCATTCGCGGCCGCTGCTCGAAGGGCTGCGCGCGCTCGGCGTGCCGAGCGTGCGTTACGTCGCGAGCCTCACGCAGACCGACAGCCACTATCCGCAGATCGTCGAGGCGCTCGCGCCGCAGGGCCGGCTCGGCGTGATCGACGACCCCGACACGCTCGACGCGGTGCCGCTGAAGCGCAAGGCGGTGTCGCTGCACTGGGAGCTGATGTTCACGCGCTCGCTGTTCGAGACGCCGGACATGATCCGCCAGCACGAGATCCTGGAGCGCGTCGCCGCGCTGATCGACGCGGGCACGCTGCGCACGACGACCGGCGAGCACTTCGGCCGGATCGACGCGGACAACCTGCGCCGCGCGCATGCGCTGATCGAAAGCGGCCGCTCGCGCGGCAAGATCGTGCTCGAAGGCTTCTGA
- a CDS encoding SMP-30/gluconolactonase/LRE family protein gives MPDSHFNASGSPARFARRARTLAFALAAMASAASSFAAQGNAAPLAAERAYGALETVATFDGPMPTGVTVTETGRIFVNFPRWGDDVPFTVGELRDGKVVPYPDAAVNRADDRHPADHFLSVQSVVADGQGRVWVLDTAAPNFSSPVEGGAKLVAIDLKTNRIVKTVVFPANVMRAQTYVDDVRFDFRLGRAGVAYVTDSSLSGVGGIIVIDLDTGSAMRRLTGDPSTSADTSFVPVVEGDALMQRDAKGNTKPFVVASDGIALSPDGKTLYYCPLSSRHLYAVPTALLRDASVSEPQLAAAVKDLGEKGASDGLESDANGAVYAGDYEHDSIRRLAPHGGWTTIVHDPRVLWPDTLSVGPDGYLYFTANQLHRQPGFHGGKDLRRKPYALFRVRIDAPPAPTR, from the coding sequence ATGCCTGATTCGCATTTCAACGCGTCGGGGTCGCCCGCGCGCTTCGCGCGGCGCGCGCGGACCCTCGCGTTCGCACTCGCCGCCATGGCGTCCGCCGCGAGCAGCTTCGCCGCGCAAGGCAATGCCGCGCCGCTCGCGGCCGAGCGCGCATACGGCGCGCTGGAAACGGTCGCGACCTTCGACGGCCCGATGCCGACCGGCGTGACGGTGACCGAAACCGGCCGCATCTTCGTGAACTTCCCGCGCTGGGGCGACGACGTGCCGTTCACGGTCGGCGAATTGCGCGACGGCAAGGTCGTGCCGTATCCGGACGCCGCGGTGAACCGCGCGGACGACCGGCATCCGGCCGATCACTTCCTGAGCGTGCAGAGCGTGGTCGCGGACGGCCAGGGCCGCGTGTGGGTGCTCGACACCGCCGCGCCAAACTTTTCGAGCCCGGTCGAAGGCGGCGCGAAGCTGGTCGCGATCGACCTGAAGACCAACCGGATCGTGAAGACGGTGGTGTTCCCGGCCAACGTGATGCGCGCGCAGACCTACGTGGACGACGTGCGCTTCGACTTCCGCCTCGGCCGGGCCGGCGTCGCGTACGTGACGGACTCGTCGCTGAGCGGCGTCGGCGGCATCATCGTGATCGACCTCGATACCGGCAGCGCGATGCGGCGGCTGACCGGTGATCCGTCCACGTCCGCCGATACGTCGTTCGTGCCGGTCGTCGAAGGCGACGCGCTGATGCAGCGCGACGCGAAGGGCAACACGAAACCGTTCGTCGTCGCGTCGGACGGCATCGCGTTGTCGCCGGACGGCAAGACGCTCTACTACTGCCCGCTGTCGAGCCGCCATCTGTACGCAGTGCCGACCGCGCTGCTGCGCGACGCGTCGGTCAGCGAGCCGCAACTCGCGGCCGCGGTGAAGGACCTCGGCGAAAAAGGCGCATCGGACGGCCTCGAATCCGACGCGAACGGCGCGGTGTACGCGGGCGACTACGAACACGATTCGATCCGCCGGCTCGCGCCGCACGGCGGCTGGACGACGATCGTGCACGACCCGCGCGTGCTGTGGCCCGACACGCTGTCCGTCGGCCCCGACGGCTACCTGTACTTCACCGCGAACCAGTTGCACCGGCAGCCCGGCTTCCACGGCGGCAAGGACCTGCGCCGCAAGCCGTATGCGCTGTTTCGCGTGCGCATCGACGCGCCGCCCGCGCCGACGCGCTGA
- the nfsB gene encoding oxygen-insensitive NAD(P)H nitroreductase: MNLSDAVHARHTVKAFEGGRPLPQEQIDALLSVLHQSPSSVNSQPWHYVVASTPEGRARIAKATTGAFAYNEPKVLNASHVIALCMHSDIDDAHLAAILAQEERDGRFRIEGAKAGQDKSRRSYVDIHRYEQRDIPQWMEKQVYLALGGLLLGAAMLGIDATPMEGFDARALDLELGLRERGLTSVVLASFGYRSEQDFNAALPKSRLPREQVFTFI, encoded by the coding sequence ATGAACCTGTCCGATGCCGTTCACGCGCGCCACACCGTCAAGGCCTTCGAGGGCGGCCGCCCGCTGCCGCAGGAGCAGATCGACGCGCTGCTGTCGGTGCTGCATCAAAGCCCGTCGTCCGTGAACTCGCAGCCGTGGCACTACGTCGTCGCATCGACGCCCGAGGGCCGCGCGCGGATCGCGAAGGCGACCACCGGCGCGTTCGCGTACAACGAGCCGAAGGTGCTGAACGCGTCGCACGTGATCGCGCTGTGCATGCACAGCGACATCGACGACGCGCATCTGGCCGCGATCCTCGCGCAGGAAGAGCGCGACGGCCGCTTCCGGATCGAAGGCGCGAAGGCCGGGCAGGACAAGAGCCGCCGCTCGTACGTGGACATCCATCGCTACGAACAGCGCGACATCCCGCAGTGGATGGAGAAGCAGGTGTACCTCGCGCTCGGCGGCCTGCTGCTCGGCGCGGCGATGCTCGGCATCGACGCGACGCCGATGGAAGGCTTCGACGCCCGCGCGCTCGACCTCGAACTGGGGCTGCGCGAACGCGGCCTGACGAGCGTCGTGCTGGCGTCGTTCGGTTATCGCAGCGAGCAGGATTTCAACGCCGCGCTTCCGAAGTCCCGTTTGCCGCGCGAGCAGGTCTTTACGTTCATCTGA